In uncultured Bacteroides sp., one genomic interval encodes:
- a CDS encoding C4-type zinc ribbon domain-containing protein: protein MAKEAKNEPKELTVEQKLKALYQLQTMLSEIDKIKTLRGELPLEVQDLEDEVAGLNTRIEKIKLEISELKSSIAAKKIEIEAAKASVEKYKAQQENVRNNREFDFLSKEIEFQTLEIELCEKRIKEFTADEKTRSEEVANSIEVLEEREKDLSVKKNELDEIISETKQEEEKLREKAKVLETTIEPRLLQAFKRIRKNSRNGLGIVYVQRDACGGCFNKIPPQRQMDIRMRKKIIVCEYCGRVMIDPELAGVEL, encoded by the coding sequence ATGGCTAAAGAAGCAAAAAATGAACCGAAAGAATTAACGGTAGAACAGAAACTAAAGGCGTTGTATCAGTTACAAACAATGCTTTCAGAAATTGATAAGATCAAAACTCTGAGAGGTGAACTACCTCTTGAAGTACAAGATCTTGAAGATGAAGTTGCCGGTCTGAATACTCGTATTGAAAAGATTAAGCTTGAAATTAGCGAACTTAAATCTTCCATTGCTGCAAAGAAAATTGAGATCGAAGCAGCTAAGGCTTCTGTAGAAAAATACAAAGCTCAGCAAGAAAACGTACGCAATAACCGTGAGTTTGACTTCTTATCTAAAGAAATAGAGTTCCAGACTTTGGAAATTGAACTTTGCGAAAAGAGAATAAAAGAATTCACAGCTGACGAAAAAACAAGAAGCGAAGAAGTTGCAAACAGCATCGAAGTTTTAGAAGAAAGAGAAAAAGACTTATCCGTAAAGAAAAATGAGCTGGATGAGATTATCTCAGAAACAAAACAAGAAGAAGAAAAACTGAGAGAGAAAGCTAAAGTTCTTGAAACTACTATTGAGCCTCGTTTACTTCAGGCATTTAAACGTATTCGTAAGAACTCACGCAACGGTTTAGGTATTGTATATGTACAGCGTGATGCTTGTGGTGGTTGTTTTAACAAGATTCCACCTCAGAGACAAATGGATATCCGTATGCGCAAGAAAATCATTGTTTGCGAGTACTGTGGTAGAGTAATGATCGACCCAGAATTAGCAGGAGTTGAATTATAA
- a CDS encoding Nif3-like dinuclear metal center hexameric protein yields MKIKEIVSALERFAPLPLQDGFDNAGLQIGLTEAETTGALLCLDVTESVIDEAIALGYNIVISHHPLIFKGYKSITGKDYVERCILKAIKNDIVVYSAHTNLDNASGGVNFKIAEKIGLKNVKILSCKEESLLKLVTFVPAQQAEKVRRALFDAGCGNLGNYDSCSYNLEGEGTFRAQEGTHPFCGKVGELHKEKEIRIETILPSFKKNAVIRALIAAHPYEEPAFDLYSLKNSWSQTGSGVIGDLEFPETELDFLKRIKKTFEVGCLKHNKLTGKLISKIALCGGAGAFLLSDAINQKADAFITGEIRYHDYFGHENDILMAEIGHYESEQYTKEIFYTLLKDIFPNIEIQISKINTNPIKYL; encoded by the coding sequence ATGAAAATAAAGGAAATAGTAAGCGCCCTTGAAAGGTTCGCGCCTCTGCCATTGCAAGACGGTTTTGATAATGCCGGCTTGCAAATCGGGCTGACAGAAGCGGAAACAACAGGGGCTTTGTTGTGTCTTGACGTTACTGAATCTGTTATTGATGAAGCAATTGCGTTGGGGTACAATATTGTTATATCGCATCATCCGCTCATATTTAAGGGATATAAGTCTATCACAGGTAAAGATTATGTTGAACGTTGTATCCTAAAAGCTATTAAAAATGATATAGTAGTTTATTCTGCACATACCAATCTGGATAACGCTTCCGGAGGAGTTAATTTTAAAATTGCAGAAAAAATAGGGCTGAAGAATGTGAAAATCCTTTCTTGTAAAGAGGAATCTTTACTTAAATTGGTAACTTTTGTACCAGCGCAGCAAGCAGAAAAAGTGCGCCGTGCTCTGTTTGATGCTGGTTGTGGCAACTTAGGCAACTATGATTCATGCAGTTACAATTTAGAAGGAGAGGGGACTTTCCGGGCTCAGGAAGGTACACATCCATTTTGCGGTAAAGTAGGAGAATTGCATAAAGAAAAAGAAATTCGTATAGAAACAATTCTTCCTTCTTTTAAAAAAAATGCGGTAATAAGAGCACTAATTGCCGCACATCCTTATGAGGAACCTGCATTTGATCTTTATTCGTTAAAAAACTCATGGTCTCAAACAGGATCTGGAGTGATAGGAGATTTAGAATTTCCGGAAACGGAACTGGATTTCCTGAAACGTATAAAAAAGACATTTGAAGTTGGATGTTTAAAACATAATAAATTAACAGGTAAGCTAATAAGTAAAATTGCATTATGTGGAGGGGCAGGAGCTTTTCTTCTTTCAGATGCTATAAACCAAAAAGCTGATGCATTTATTACAGGAGAAATTCGTTATCACGACTATTTTGGTCATGAAAACGATATTCTAATGGCCGAAATTGGTCATTATGAAAGTGAACAGTATACAAAAGAAATTTTTTATACCTTATTAAAGGATATATTTCCCAATATTGAGATTCAAATTAGTAAAATAAATACCAATCCCATAAAATATTTATAA
- the holA gene encoding DNA polymerase III subunit delta, which translates to MAKKEYTYEDIISDIKAKQYKPIYYLMGEEPYYIDLISDYLTQNVLTDTEKEFNLTVVYGADTDIATIINAAKRYPMMSEYQIVVVKEAQSVRNIEELSYYLKKPLNSTILVICHKHGVLDRRKKLAAEIEKAGVLFESKKLKDTMLPGFITSYLKRKGVDIEQKSSEMIADFVGSDLSRLTGELEKLIITLPLGQKRITPELIEKNIGISKDYNNFELKNALIEKDIFKANQIIKYFAENPKTNPIQATLSLLFNFYSNLMLAYYAPEKSEQGIAQQLGLKTPWQAKDYIKAMHKYNGVKVMQIIGEIRNYDAKSKGVGNTNMNDGELLRELVYKILH; encoded by the coding sequence ATGGCAAAAAAGGAATATACATACGAAGATATTATTAGCGATATTAAGGCAAAGCAATACAAACCCATATATTATTTAATGGGAGAAGAACCTTATTATATTGATCTGATATCCGACTACCTTACTCAAAATGTTCTTACTGATACTGAAAAAGAGTTTAATTTAACCGTAGTGTATGGTGCTGATACTGATATAGCTACTATAATAAATGCAGCTAAACGATATCCAATGATGTCTGAATATCAGATTGTTGTAGTTAAGGAGGCACAAAGTGTAAGAAACATTGAGGAACTTTCATACTACCTTAAAAAGCCATTAAACTCTACTATTCTTGTTATCTGTCACAAACATGGTGTGCTTGACAGACGAAAAAAGCTTGCAGCTGAAATAGAAAAAGCAGGTGTTCTCTTTGAATCTAAAAAGCTAAAGGATACTATGCTTCCCGGGTTTATAACTTCGTATCTAAAACGCAAAGGGGTAGACATTGAGCAAAAGTCATCCGAGATGATTGCTGATTTTGTAGGGTCTGATCTGAGCCGTCTTACTGGCGAACTTGAGAAGTTGATTATTACACTACCACTAGGACAAAAGCGCATTACACCTGAGCTAATTGAGAAAAATATAGGAATAAGCAAAGACTATAATAACTTCGAATTAAAGAATGCATTGATAGAAAAGGATATTTTCAAAGCTAATCAAATAATAAAATATTTTGCAGAAAATCCAAAAACAAATCCAATACAAGCTACTTTATCCCTTCTTTTCAATTTCTACTCTAATTTAATGTTAGCCTATTATGCTCCTGAAAAATCAGAACAAGGAATAGCTCAACAATTAGGATTAAAAACTCCATGGCAAGCAAAGGATTATATAAAAGCTATGCACAAATATAATGGAGTTAAGGTAATGCAGATTATAGGAGAGATAAGAAATTATGACGCAAAATCAAAAGGAGTGGGTAATACAAATATGAATGATGGAGAGCTACTTCGAGAATTAGTGTATAAAATTCTGCATTAA
- the trmD gene encoding tRNA (guanosine(37)-N1)-methyltransferase TrmD, with the protein MRIDIITVLPEMIEGFFNCSILKRAQNKGLAEIHIHNLRDYTTDKYRKVDDYPFGGCAGMVMKIEPIERCINSLKAEREYDEVIFTTPDGEQFNQKMANSLSLYNNLIILCGHFKGIDYRIREHLITKEISIGDYVLTGGELAAAVMADAIIRIIPGVISDEQSALSDSFQDDLLAAPVYTRPADYKGWKVPDILLSGHEAKIAEWELNQSLERTKRLRPDLLK; encoded by the coding sequence ATGCGCATTGATATAATTACAGTTTTACCCGAAATGATTGAAGGTTTCTTCAATTGTTCTATTCTTAAAAGAGCTCAGAATAAAGGACTTGCTGAGATTCATATTCATAATCTTCGTGATTATACAACGGACAAGTATCGCAAAGTAGATGATTACCCATTTGGCGGTTGTGCCGGCATGGTAATGAAAATAGAACCAATTGAACGATGTATAAATTCCTTAAAGGCTGAAAGAGAGTATGATGAGGTTATTTTTACTACTCCTGACGGGGAGCAGTTCAATCAAAAAATGGCAAATTCTCTTTCATTATATAATAACCTGATAATTCTTTGCGGACATTTCAAAGGAATTGATTATAGAATCCGGGAACACCTGATTACAAAGGAAATTAGCATAGGAGATTATGTTTTGACTGGTGGCGAATTAGCGGCGGCTGTAATGGCAGATGCTATCATTCGTATTATACCGGGAGTTATTTCTGATGAACAATCTGCTCTTTCAGATTCTTTTCAGGATGATCTTTTAGCAGCTCCGGTTTATACAAGACCGGCTGATTATAAAGGATGGAAAGTTCCTGATATTTTACTTTCTGGTCATGAGGCAAAGATTGCAGAATGGGAACTTAATCAATCACTCGAAAGAACTAAACGACTGAGACCTGATTTGCTTAAGTAG
- a CDS encoding AMP nucleosidase, which yields MKTKQEIVANWLPRYTKRSLEDFGEYILLTNFNKYVEIFAEQCNVPVLGRDANMTSATADGITIINFGMGSPNAAIIMDLLGAIHPKACLFLGKCGGIGKKNQLGDLILPIAAIRGEGTSNDYFPPEVPALPAFMLQRAVSSAIRDYARDYWTGTVYTTNRRIWEHDEEFKEYLLKTRAMAVDMETATLFTTGFANHIPTGALLLVSDQPMTPEGIKTDKSDNMVTQNFVHEHVEIGIASLKMIIDEKKTVKHLKFDK from the coding sequence ATGAAAACGAAGCAAGAAATTGTTGCAAATTGGCTTCCTCGTTACACAAAACGTTCGTTGGAAGACTTTGGAGAATACATTCTATTGACAAATTTCAATAAATATGTAGAGATATTTGCAGAACAGTGTAACGTTCCAGTTCTTGGAAGAGATGCAAATATGACTTCTGCAACTGCAGATGGAATTACGATTATTAACTTTGGAATGGGAAGTCCAAACGCTGCCATTATTATGGATTTGCTCGGTGCTATACATCCTAAAGCATGCCTTTTCCTGGGTAAATGTGGTGGTATAGGTAAGAAAAATCAGTTAGGAGACCTAATACTTCCTATAGCTGCAATTAGAGGAGAAGGAACTTCTAATGATTATTTTCCTCCTGAAGTTCCTGCTTTACCGGCATTTATGCTGCAACGTGCTGTTTCTTCAGCAATCCGTGATTATGCGCGAGATTATTGGACAGGCACAGTCTATACAACCAATAGAAGAATTTGGGAGCATGACGAGGAATTCAAAGAATATCTTCTTAAGACTCGCGCAATGGCTGTAGATATGGAAACTGCAACTCTTTTCACTACAGGATTTGCCAATCATATCCCAACAGGTGCTCTACTGCTGGTTTCCGACCAACCAATGACTCCCGAAGGAATTAAAACTGATAAAAGCGATAATATGGTAACCCAAAACTTCGTTCACGAACATGTAGAAATTGGGATCGCATCGCTTAAAATGATTATAGATGAGAAGAAGACTGTTAAGCATCTAAAATTCGACAAATAA
- the dapA gene encoding 4-hydroxy-tetrahydrodipicolinate synthase: MIQSKLRGMGVAFITPFKEDESVDYEAIIRLVDYQLQNGTDFLVILATTAETPTLSSEEKIKIQKLIVERVNGQIPIVLGCGGNNTRAVIETLKNEDFTGIDAILSVVPYYNKPSQEGIYQHYKAIANSTDLPIILYNVPGRTGVNMTAETTLRLARDFKNIVGVKEASGNITQMDDIIKNKPADFNVLSGDDGITFPLITLGAVGVISVIGNAFPREFSRMTRLALAGDYANALSIHHKFTELFDLLFVDGNPAGVKSMLNAMGMIENKLRLPLVPTRITTFEKIRAVLNELNIKC, from the coding sequence ATGATACAGTCAAAATTAAGAGGTATGGGCGTAGCATTCATTACCCCATTCAAAGAAGACGAAAGCGTTGATTACGAAGCAATCATTAGATTAGTTGACTATCAACTTCAGAACGGAACAGACTTTCTTGTTATTCTGGCAACTACTGCCGAGACACCAACCCTGTCTTCTGAAGAAAAGATAAAAATCCAGAAACTAATTGTAGAACGAGTAAATGGCCAGATTCCAATTGTATTGGGATGTGGAGGTAATAATACCAGAGCAGTTATTGAAACTCTTAAAAATGAAGATTTTACAGGTATAGATGCTATTCTGTCTGTTGTACCTTACTATAACAAACCATCTCAGGAAGGTATTTATCAGCATTATAAAGCAATTGCAAATTCGACCGATCTTCCAATTATTTTATATAATGTTCCGGGACGTACAGGGGTTAATATGACAGCAGAAACAACCCTTCGTTTAGCGCGCGATTTTAAAAACATTGTCGGCGTTAAGGAAGCATCCGGAAATATCACTCAAATGGATGATATTATCAAAAATAAGCCAGCCGATTTCAATGTGCTTTCTGGCGACGACGGAATCACATTTCCACTAATTACTCTCGGAGCTGTAGGTGTTATTTCAGTAATTGGTAATGCTTTTCCACGAGAATTTAGTAGAATGACTCGTTTGGCTTTGGCAGGAGATTATGCAAATGCTCTTTCTATTCACCATAAATTCACCGAACTATTCGATTTATTGTTTGTGGATGGTAATCCTGCAGGAGTTAAATCCATGCTAAATGCAATGGGTATGATTGAAAACAAACTTCGTTTGCCTCTTGTTCCTACCCGAATTACTACATTTGAGAAAATTCGCGCTGTACTGAACGAGTTAAATATAAAATGCTAA
- a CDS encoding dihydroorotate dehydrogenase electron transfer subunit has translation MKKKILDLTVTANIKLHANYVLIKMTSQEILPEMLPGQFAEIRVDGSPTTFLRRPISINYVDKVNNEVWFLVQIVGDGTRTLAKVSAGDVVNVVLPLGNGFTIPEKPSDKLLLIGGGVGTAPLLYLGEVLLANNCKPTFLLGARSEGDLLQLEDFKKFGEVYTTTEDGSTGEKGYVTQHSILNDKQFDMIYTCGPKPMMVSVAKYAKANNIECEVSLENKMACGVGACLCCVENTVDEGHICVCTEGPVLNIKKLLWQI, from the coding sequence ATGAAAAAAAAGATTTTAGATTTAACGGTCACAGCTAACATAAAGTTACACGCTAACTATGTGTTGATCAAAATGACCTCTCAGGAAATTTTGCCAGAAATGCTTCCTGGGCAATTTGCAGAAATTAGAGTAGATGGTTCACCTACTACTTTTCTTCGCCGCCCTATTTCAATTAACTATGTAGACAAAGTCAACAATGAGGTATGGTTTCTTGTACAGATAGTTGGTGATGGAACACGTACCTTAGCTAAAGTTTCTGCTGGAGATGTAGTAAATGTTGTTTTACCTCTAGGCAATGGCTTTACTATCCCTGAAAAACCTTCGGATAAACTTCTTCTTATAGGAGGAGGTGTTGGAACAGCACCATTGCTCTATTTAGGCGAAGTTTTATTGGCTAATAACTGCAAACCAACCTTCCTGCTAGGTGCACGTTCAGAAGGCGATTTGCTTCAGTTAGAGGACTTTAAAAAGTTTGGAGAAGTATATACCACTACAGAAGACGGAAGTACCGGTGAAAAAGGCTATGTAACTCAACACTCTATACTTAACGACAAGCAATTCGACATGATTTATACTTGTGGCCCTAAACCAATGATGGTTTCTGTAGCTAAGTATGCCAAAGCTAATAATATAGAATGTGAAGTCTCTCTTGAGAATAAAATGGCTTGTGGTGTAGGCGCTTGCTTATGCTGCGTAGAGAATACAGTAGATGAAGGACATATCTGTGTATGCACAGAAGGACCTGTTTTAAATATAAAGAAGTTGCTATGGCAGATTTAA
- a CDS encoding dihydroorotate dehydrogenase, with product MADLSVNIGKLKMKNPVMTASGTFGYGEEFEDFIDIARIGGIIVKGTTLHRREGNPYPRMAETPSGMLNAVGLQNKGVNYFVEHIYPKIKDTDTNIIVNVSGSAIEDYVKTAEIINELVNIPAIELNISCPNVKQGGMAFGVSAAGACDVISAVRSVYKKTLIVKLSPNVTDITEIARAAEASGADSVSLINTILGMAIDAEKRCPLLSTVTGGLSGPAVKPIALRMVWQVAKAVKIPIIGLGGIMDWKDAVEFMLAGATAVQIGTANFIDPAVTVKVIDGINNYLDRHGYSSVKDIIGALEV from the coding sequence ATGGCAGATTTAAGTGTAAATATTGGTAAACTAAAAATGAAGAATCCGGTGATGACAGCATCGGGTACATTTGGATACGGAGAAGAGTTTGAAGATTTTATAGATATTGCACGAATAGGTGGTATAATTGTAAAAGGTACTACTCTTCACAGACGTGAAGGGAACCCTTATCCTCGTATGGCAGAGACTCCTTCTGGCATGTTAAACGCTGTGGGACTGCAAAATAAGGGTGTTAATTACTTCGTAGAACACATTTATCCCAAGATAAAAGACACAGATACAAACATTATAGTGAATGTTTCCGGATCTGCAATAGAAGATTACGTAAAAACAGCAGAAATCATCAACGAACTTGTAAACATTCCTGCTATAGAACTTAATATTTCCTGCCCAAATGTGAAACAAGGTGGAATGGCTTTCGGAGTTTCTGCAGCTGGGGCTTGCGATGTAATTAGTGCTGTTCGCTCTGTTTACAAGAAAACACTCATCGTAAAATTGTCGCCAAATGTTACAGATATTACTGAAATTGCACGTGCAGCAGAAGCTTCTGGTGCCGATAGCGTTTCTCTAATTAATACAATATTAGGTATGGCAATTGATGCTGAAAAGCGTTGTCCACTATTGTCAACTGTTACAGGTGGATTGAGCGGACCTGCAGTAAAACCTATTGCTCTTCGCATGGTATGGCAAGTAGCTAAAGCTGTGAAAATTCCAATAATAGGCCTAGGTGGTATTATGGACTGGAAAGATGCAGTAGAATTTATGCTTGCCGGTGCCACTGCTGTACAAATTGGAACTGCTAATTTTATTGATCCTGCAGTAACTGTTAAAGTTATAGATGGTATAAATAATTACTTAGATAGACACGGGTACTCTTCTGTAAAGGATATCATCGGAGCTTTGGAAGTTTAA
- a CDS encoding helix-turn-helix domain-containing protein — MKDRIEAIMKREHMTPSSFAESIEIQRSTLTHILRGRNNPSLDVVMKIHQRFKYVNLDWLLYGNGNMINQEKTSDDLQRSLLDENEETKPIPQDDLEYRKEMPLKTAESTYKEPVKEEIRYIEKPPRKITEIRIFFDDNTFEIFKGEKMPF, encoded by the coding sequence ATGAAAGATAGAATTGAAGCTATAATGAAAAGAGAGCATATGACTCCTTCTTCATTTGCTGAAAGTATAGAAATTCAGCGATCTACACTAACTCACATTTTACGAGGTAGAAATAATCCGAGTTTAGATGTAGTTATGAAAATTCATCAACGATTTAAATATGTAAATTTGGATTGGCTACTTTATGGAAATGGGAATATGATAAACCAAGAGAAAACATCTGATGATTTACAGCGCTCTTTATTGGACGAGAATGAAGAAACCAAGCCTATTCCTCAGGATGATTTAGAATATCGCAAGGAAATGCCATTAAAAACAGCCGAAAGTACATATAAAGAACCTGTAAAAGAAGAGATTAGGTATATAGAAAAGCCTCCAAGAAAAATCACTGAAATAAGAATTTTCTTTGATGATAATACATTTGAGATCTTTAAAGGTGAAAAAATGCCCTTCTAA
- the ligA gene encoding NAD-dependent DNA ligase LigA yields MTAKERIEQLRTELHRHNHNYYVSNSPEVSDLEFDKMLKELQELEDQYPEYYDENSPTMRVGSDINKNFTQVAHKYPMLSLGNTYSESEVTDFYERVRKSLNEDFEICCEIKYDGTSISLTYIDGKLVRAVTRGDGEKGDDVTDNVKTIKTIPLVLHGNDYPQEFEIRGEILMPWSVFEELNQEKEAREEPLFANPRNAASGTLKLQNSSVVASRKLDAYLYYLLGDKLPCDGHFENLQVAQKWGFKISDAVRKCKTLQEVFDFINFWDVERKNLPVACDGIVLKVNSLRHQNTLGYTAKSPRWAIAYKFQAEQALTRLNQVTYQVGRTGAVTPVANLDPVQLSGTIVKRASLHNADIIEGLDLHIGDMVYVEKGGEIIPKITGVDIKSRFMIGDKVEFISNCPECGSKLIRYEGEAAHYCPNENACPPQIKGKIEHFISRKAMNIDGLGPETVDLFFNQGLISNPADLYDITADQIKGLDRMGEKSAENIIASLQASKEVPFERVIFALGIRFVGATVAKKIAKAFASIEELEQSTLETLVQVDEIGEKIGQSIVNYFADEKNVLLVNRLKEVGLQFTRSEEHEQISDKLNGLSIVISGVFVHHSRDEYKNMIEQNGGKNVGSISSKTSFILAGDNMGPSKLEKATKLGVHIISEEEFLKLIL; encoded by the coding sequence ATGACCGCAAAGGAAAGAATAGAGCAATTACGTACTGAATTACACCGCCATAACCACAATTATTATGTATCGAACTCTCCGGAAGTATCCGATTTGGAATTTGATAAAATGTTGAAGGAGCTTCAGGAACTGGAAGATCAGTACCCTGAATATTATGATGAAAATTCGCCAACAATGCGTGTGGGTAGTGATATCAATAAGAACTTTACGCAGGTTGCACACAAATATCCGATGCTTTCTTTAGGAAATACCTATTCAGAATCTGAGGTTACCGACTTTTATGAACGTGTTAGGAAATCTTTAAATGAGGATTTTGAAATATGTTGCGAGATAAAGTACGACGGAACTTCCATTTCACTAACTTACATAGACGGAAAACTTGTAAGAGCTGTAACCAGAGGTGACGGTGAAAAGGGCGATGATGTAACAGATAACGTTAAAACTATCAAAACCATACCTTTAGTGCTTCATGGAAACGACTATCCTCAGGAATTTGAAATACGAGGAGAGATTCTGATGCCATGGTCTGTTTTCGAAGAACTTAATCAGGAAAAAGAAGCACGTGAAGAACCGCTCTTTGCCAACCCTAGAAATGCAGCATCGGGAACACTGAAACTACAAAATTCTTCAGTTGTTGCTTCCCGAAAATTGGATGCATATCTTTATTATTTATTAGGTGATAAGTTACCCTGCGATGGGCATTTTGAGAATCTTCAGGTTGCACAAAAATGGGGATTTAAGATTTCGGATGCAGTACGGAAATGTAAAACACTTCAGGAAGTGTTCGATTTCATAAATTTCTGGGATGTTGAACGAAAAAATCTGCCAGTTGCTTGCGATGGTATTGTATTGAAAGTAAACTCTTTACGACATCAAAACACGTTAGGCTACACAGCAAAATCTCCTCGATGGGCCATTGCTTATAAATTCCAGGCAGAACAGGCATTAACCCGCCTTAATCAGGTTACCTATCAAGTAGGTCGAACCGGAGCTGTTACCCCAGTTGCAAATTTGGACCCAGTTCAACTTTCAGGAACCATTGTAAAACGTGCATCACTCCATAATGCAGATATTATTGAAGGCCTCGATCTTCACATTGGCGATATGGTTTACGTGGAAAAAGGTGGAGAAATTATTCCTAAAATAACCGGGGTTGATATTAAATCTCGTTTTATGATTGGCGATAAAGTTGAATTTATCTCAAACTGTCCGGAATGCGGTTCAAAATTAATACGTTACGAGGGCGAAGCTGCTCACTATTGTCCTAATGAAAATGCTTGTCCGCCACAAATAAAAGGAAAGATAGAGCATTTTATCAGCCGGAAGGCCATGAATATTGACGGATTAGGACCAGAAACTGTTGATTTATTCTTCAATCAAGGACTAATCAGCAATCCGGCAGACTTATACGATATTACCGCAGATCAGATAAAAGGCCTGGATAGAATGGGCGAAAAATCTGCAGAGAATATTATTGCTAGTCTGCAAGCCTCCAAAGAAGTTCCGTTCGAACGGGTTATTTTTGCTTTGGGAATCCGTTTTGTTGGAGCAACCGTTGCAAAAAAAATAGCTAAAGCATTCGCTTCAATAGAAGAACTGGAGCAATCCACACTAGAAACACTTGTTCAGGTAGATGAAATTGGAGAAAAAATAGGCCAAAGCATAGTGAATTACTTTGCCGACGAAAAAAATGTCCTCCTGGTTAACAGACTAAAAGAGGTGGGACTACAATTTACACGTTCAGAGGAACATGAACAGATTAGTGACAAGTTAAACGGACTCTCTATTGTAATAAGCGGTGTATTCGTTCATCATTCACGCGATGAATATAAAAACATGATTGAACAAAATGGAGGTAAGAATGTTGGTTCTATATCTTCTAAAACAAGTTTTATTCTTGCCGGAGATAATATGGGGCCTAGTAAACTGGAAAAAGCAACTAAACTAGGAGTACACATTATAAGCGAAGAGGAGTTTTTAAAGCTAATATTGTAA
- a CDS encoding type I restriction enzyme HsdR N-terminal domain-containing protein, with translation MLLLNLPKYETKIAIRDGKKVIFDVIRRRYVALTPEEWVRQHFVHFLIDQKGYPVSLMANEVLLNLNGTKKRCDTVLYKRDLMARMIIEYKAPQIEITQAVFNQITNYNFVLKVDYLIVSNGINHYCCKMDYANHTYTFLEDIPDYNLL, from the coding sequence ATGTTATTGTTAAACCTACCAAAGTATGAGACTAAAATAGCCATACGAGATGGAAAAAAAGTAATTTTTGATGTAATTAGGCGACGATATGTAGCACTTACCCCGGAAGAATGGGTACGTCAGCACTTTGTTCACTTTCTTATTGATCAAAAAGGCTACCCTGTTTCATTAATGGCTAATGAGGTATTATTGAATCTGAACGGGACAAAAAAGCGCTGTGACACTGTGCTTTATAAACGTGATCTTATGGCCCGTATGATTATTGAATATAAAGCTCCGCAAATAGAAATTACGCAAGCTGTATTTAATCAGATAACAAATTATAATTTTGTGCTGAAAGTTGATTATTTAATTGTTAGTAACGGGATTAATCATTACTGCTGCAAAATGGATTATGCAAATCATACATATACATTTTTAGAGGATATACCAGATTATAATCTTCTTTAA